The following proteins come from a genomic window of Peptostreptococcaceae bacterium:
- a CDS encoding thioredoxin family protein — protein sequence MKKLYEFNMVDNIVLTKKFVILYFSSKECDVCEVFGMKLEELLKKYPEIDCYRIDMDKRPEAAGKFGIFALPGIIGYVHGKETIKESRYISIKELAGKIDRYYDIIF from the coding sequence ATGAAAAAACTTTACGAATTTAACATGGTCGACAATATCGTATTAACAAAAAAGTTTGTTATACTTTATTTTTCATCAAAGGAATGCGACGTGTGCGAAGTTTTTGGAATGAAATTGGAGGAGCTCTTGAAGAAATATCCGGAAATCGATTGTTACAGAATCGATATGGACAAGCGGCCTGAGGCCGCAGGGAAGTTCGGTATTTTTGCGTTGCCGGGAATCATAGGCTATGTGCACGGAAAGGAAACAATAAAAGAATCGAGATATATAAGTATAAAGGAGCTTGCAGGCAAGATTGACCGATATTACGACATTATATTTTAA